From Carassius auratus strain Wakin chromosome 1, ASM336829v1, whole genome shotgun sequence, the proteins below share one genomic window:
- the LOC113048492 gene encoding sprouty-related, EVH1 domain-containing protein 2-like — protein sequence MTEESHPDDDSYIVRVKAVVMTRDESSGGWLAQEGGGLSRVGVCKVVPDLELLGRNGFLIFGERVRDKQVILQCFLKKDLVYTKATPTFHHWRVDNRKCGLSFQSPADARAFDRGVRKAIEDLTEGSTTSSSTLQNEAELGDDDVFTNATDSSSNSSQKRETSMQTLAPISFSEPHHCILGHLYDQHRHSDRFYLEQTVPMFPCPRHVRFHEEEDEEIVRINPRERSWLTGYEDYRHATTATRAKPLRTDATDAYVHLAKSEPPKHDYTYSYPLSGDGHTPRNGKTGIGGGVVTGQPRVLNAKWLPRRVEDSRERLRCVYCQNMFSPAENRRGRCQEAPDPVQTCIHRVSFMWCADSLLYHCMSDPEGDYSDPCSCDASEERFCLRWLALLGLSLLAPCMCCYAPLRACYHCGVACHCCGGKHKASG from the exons ATGACTGAGGAATCGCACCCAGACGA TGACAGTTACATAGTGCGAGTGAAAGCTGTGGTGATGACGAGGGATGAGTCTAGCGGGGGCTGGCTGGCTCAGGAGGGCGGTGGTCTCAGTCGAGTGGGTGTCTGTAAGGTGGTCCCAGACCTAGAGCTCCTGGGACGCAACGGCTTTCTCATCTTTGGAGAGCGAGTCCGAGACAAGCAG GTGATCCTGCAGTGCTTTCTGAAGAAGGATCTGGTGTACACTAAAGCCACGCCCACTTTCCATCACTGGCGAGTGGACAACAGGAAGTGTGGCCTGTCTTTCCAGAGCCCCGCTGACGCCCGAGCGTTCGATCGCGGCGTGAGGAAGGCCATCGAGGACCTCACAGAGG GCTCCACGACTTCATCCTCCACGCTGCAGAATGAAGCCGAACTGGGTGATGATGATGTTTTCACG AATGCCACAGACAGCTCTTCTAACTCTTCTCAGAAGAGAGAGACGTCCATGCAGACGCTCGCACCAATCAGCTTCTCCGAGCCCCACCATTGCATTCTGGGACATCTCTACGACCAACACAGACACTCTGACCGATTCTACCTGGAACAG ACGGTGCCCATGTTCCCGTGTCCCCGTCATGTAAGGTTTCAcgaggaggaggacgaggagaTCGTCCGGATTAACCCACGCGAGCGCTCTTGGTTAACGGGCTACGAGGACTATCGGCACGCCACCACAGCGACGCGAGCCAAACCTCTGCGCACGGACGCCACGGACGCTTACGTTCACCTCGCTAAGAGCGAACCTCCCAAACACGACTACACTTATTCGTACCCACTCAGCGGGGACGGACACACGCCACGCAACGGCAAGACGGGCATCGGCGGCGGTGTGGTCACAGGTCAGCCGCGGGTGCTTAATGCTAAATGGCTGCCACGACGCGTGGAGGACAGCAGAGAGCGCTTACGGTGTGTGTACTGTCAAAACATGTTCAGTCCGGCCGAAAACAGACGCGGGCGCTGCCAGGAAGCTCCAGACCCCGTGCAGACGTGCATTCACCGGGTGAGCTTCATGTGGTGCGCGGACAGCCTGCTATATCATTGCATGTCGGACCCCGAGGGTGACTATTCGGACCCGTGCTCCTGCGACGCCAGCGAAGAGCGCTTCTGCCTGCGCTGGCTAGCTCTCCTGGGACTGTCGCTGCTCGCGCCCTGCATGTGCTGCTACGCCCCGCTGCGAGCGTGCTACCACTGCGGCGTCGCGTGCCACTGCTGCGGCGGGAAGCACAAGGCCTCGGGGTGA